One genomic region from Diabrotica undecimpunctata isolate CICGRU chromosome 9, icDiaUnde3, whole genome shotgun sequence encodes:
- the LOC140451059 gene encoding zinc finger MYM-type protein 1-like: MHLEKAICKKLFLCISTSRARKRKTFHDETATEDVMLNLSPEERFKTEVFYTIIDVLVANLKTRFTALREIEMKFLFLWKFNEMDENTISESCVRFAEEYNSDVSRDLVDEMMYLKTVSKSNISDTSLKPANLLNKLVSLNVTNLFPNVCIALRIFCCLPVSVAQAERSFSVLSRIKNCLRSTMGQ, from the coding sequence ATGCATTTGGAAAAGGCAATATgcaagaaattatttctttgcaTAAGCACTTCCCGTGCGAGAAAGAGGAAGACTTTTCACGATGAAACAGCTACAGAAGATGTAATGTTAAATTTATCCCCGGAAGAACGCTTCAAAACAGAAGTTTTTTACACAATAATTGATGTTTTGGTGGCCAACCTGAAAACGAGGTTCACAGCACTGAGAGAAAtcgaaatgaaatttttatttttatggaagTTTAACGAAATGGACGAGAATACGATCTCAGAAAGTTGTGTAAGATTCGCCGAAGAGTACAATTCAGATGTAAGCAGGGATCTAGTTGATGAAATGATGTACTTGAAAACTGTTAGTAAATCAAACATCTCAGATACGTCGCTGAAACCAGCAAACCTTTTGAACAAGCTCGTGTCCCTTAATGTGACAAATCTTTTCCCCAATGTGTGCATTGCTCTTCGCATATTCTGTTGCCTACCAGTATCCGTTGCTCAGGCCGAGAGATCATTTAGTGTTTTGAGCCGAATTAAGAATTGTTTAAGATCTACTATGGGTCAATAA